The proteins below come from a single Polynucleobacter sp. MWH-UH23A genomic window:
- the pyrH gene encoding UMP kinase codes for MPGYKRVLLKLSGEALMGDDAFGINPVTIDAMVSEIAQVVNSGVELAIVIGGGNIFRGVAGGAAGMDRATADYMGMLATMMNSLALQDALRQKGVEARVQSALRMDQVVEPYIRPRAIRAMSEGKVVIFAAGTGNPFFTTDTAAALRGAEMGVEVMLKATKVDGIYSADPVKDPTATLYKTITFDEALIKNLQVMDATAFALCRDRKLPIKVFSILKPGALMRVVQGEPEGTLVHV; via the coding sequence ATGCCAGGCTATAAACGTGTCCTCCTCAAATTATCTGGTGAAGCCCTGATGGGGGATGATGCTTTTGGCATTAATCCAGTCACCATTGATGCCATGGTTTCTGAAATTGCTCAAGTGGTAAATAGTGGAGTTGAGCTAGCGATTGTGATCGGCGGAGGAAATATTTTCCGCGGTGTTGCTGGTGGTGCGGCTGGTATGGATCGAGCAACAGCTGATTATATGGGCATGTTAGCAACCATGATGAACTCACTTGCCTTGCAAGATGCATTGCGTCAAAAGGGAGTTGAGGCACGCGTTCAATCCGCCTTGAGAATGGATCAAGTGGTTGAGCCCTATATTCGTCCTCGCGCAATTCGTGCAATGAGTGAAGGCAAAGTCGTTATTTTTGCCGCAGGTACTGGCAACCCATTCTTTACAACTGATACTGCAGCAGCCTTGCGTGGTGCGGAGATGGGCGTAGAGGTGATGCTAAAGGCAACGAAGGTTGATGGCATCTATAGCGCCGATCCAGTGAAGGATCCAACGGCAACGCTCTACAAAACCATTACGTTTGATGAGGCATTAATTAAAAACTTACAAGTTATGGATGCCACTGCATTTGCCTTGTGTCGCGACAGAAAATTACCAATCAAAGTATTTTCAATACTCAAGCCAGGCGCATTAATGCGTGTTGTGCAGGGTGAGCCTGAAGGTACTTTGGTGCACGTTTAA
- the ispC gene encoding 1-deoxy-D-xylulose-5-phosphate reductoisomerase: MTRRIAILGSTGSIGVNTLDVIRAHPDRFKVVALTAGKQIDRLVEQCIEFKPAIASVSEADDAKRLEALLRQKNISTQVMHGPGSLVAAVTDSNCDTVMAAIVGAAGLVPALAAAKAGKRVLLANKEALVMSGNLFMQAISAGGGELLPIDSEHNAIFQCLPNNFTQASTTQNAHLGVEELWLTASGGPFRNTPLDQLASITPEQACAHPNWVMGRKISVDSATMMNKGLEVIEAFWLFGLPLEKIKVLIHPQSVVHSMVRYRDGSVLAQLGQPDMRTPIAYGLAWPDRIAAGVAPLSLTQLANLSFSEPDLSRFPCLSLAFAAAQSGGTAPTVLNAANEIAVAAFLDEGLPYLQIPVVVDKSLNAIGASKADSLDAILEVDARARAVARDFIRAL, translated from the coding sequence ATGACAAGACGCATTGCTATTCTGGGCTCTACTGGTTCAATTGGCGTGAATACATTAGATGTTATTCGCGCACACCCAGATCGCTTTAAGGTAGTGGCGCTGACTGCAGGTAAGCAGATCGATCGATTGGTGGAGCAGTGCATAGAGTTTAAGCCTGCGATTGCGTCAGTATCTGAAGCTGATGATGCCAAACGTCTTGAAGCACTGTTGCGTCAAAAAAATATCTCGACCCAGGTGATGCATGGTCCAGGATCGCTTGTTGCAGCCGTGACTGATTCGAACTGCGATACAGTCATGGCGGCAATTGTAGGTGCAGCTGGTCTAGTTCCTGCGCTTGCAGCCGCCAAAGCAGGCAAAAGAGTTTTGTTGGCCAATAAAGAAGCTTTGGTCATGTCGGGCAATTTATTTATGCAAGCCATTAGCGCTGGTGGCGGCGAGTTATTACCGATTGATAGTGAACACAATGCCATTTTTCAATGCTTGCCAAATAATTTCACTCAAGCTTCCACTACACAAAATGCTCATTTAGGCGTTGAGGAATTGTGGCTCACTGCATCTGGCGGCCCATTCCGAAATACCCCGTTAGATCAGCTTGCTAGCATTACTCCAGAACAGGCATGCGCTCATCCAAACTGGGTGATGGGCAGAAAAATCTCCGTGGACTCAGCAACCATGATGAATAAGGGCTTAGAAGTAATTGAGGCCTTTTGGTTGTTTGGTCTTCCACTGGAAAAAATTAAAGTATTGATACACCCGCAAAGCGTTGTGCATTCAATGGTTCGCTATCGTGATGGTTCTGTGTTGGCTCAATTGGGTCAGCCGGATATGCGCACACCCATTGCTTATGGATTAGCGTGGCCGGATAGGATCGCTGCGGGAGTTGCACCACTCAGCTTGACTCAGTTGGCTAACTTGAGTTTTTCAGAGCCAGACTTATCACGTTTTCCATGCTTGTCATTGGCGTTCGCCGCAGCGCAGTCTGGCGGTACGGCACCTACTGTATTAAATGCTGCGAATGAAATTGCTGTGGCTGCATTTTTGGATGAAGGTCTACCGTATTTGCAAATACCTGTTGTTGTAGATAAATCATTAAACGCAATTGGCGCAAGTAAAGCGGATTCTCTGGACGCCATCTTAGAGGTTGATGCGCGAGCTAGAGCCGTAGCGCGGGATTTCATTCGAGCTCTTTAA
- the tsf gene encoding translation elongation factor Ts, which produces MAAITAAMVGELRAKTDAPMMECKKALTEADGDMARAEEILRVKLGSKAGKAASRVTAEGIVASSINGTTGALLEVNCETDFVSKNDDFLAFANDCVKLVAEKNPADVAALLALPLNGSTVDEVRSALIGKIGENIMPRRFKRFAGGNKLVSYLHGTRIGVMVEFDGDEVAAKDVAMHVAAMKPVALSTADVPAESIAIERSVAVQKAAESGKPPEIVEKMVEGSIQKYLKEVSLLNQTFVKNDKQTVEQMLKAANTSVKGFTMFVVGEGIEKRQDDFAAEVAAQVAAASKATA; this is translated from the coding sequence ATGGCCGCAATTACCGCTGCAATGGTTGGCGAACTCCGCGCCAAAACCGATGCTCCAATGATGGAGTGCAAGAAAGCATTGACTGAGGCTGATGGTGATATGGCCCGTGCGGAAGAAATTCTGCGTGTAAAACTCGGTAGCAAAGCAGGTAAAGCGGCTTCACGTGTTACTGCTGAAGGTATCGTTGCATCCTCCATCAATGGCACTACTGGCGCTTTGTTGGAAGTCAACTGCGAAACTGACTTCGTATCAAAGAATGATGATTTCTTGGCATTTGCAAATGATTGCGTGAAGTTGGTGGCCGAGAAGAACCCTGCTGACGTAGCTGCTTTATTGGCATTGCCTTTGAATGGCTCTACTGTTGACGAAGTGCGTAGCGCTTTGATCGGCAAGATTGGTGAGAACATCATGCCACGTCGCTTTAAGCGTTTTGCTGGTGGCAACAAGTTGGTTTCTTATCTACACGGCACTCGTATTGGTGTAATGGTTGAGTTTGATGGTGATGAAGTTGCCGCTAAAGATGTGGCAATGCACGTTGCTGCTATGAAGCCAGTTGCTTTGTCTACTGCGGATGTACCAGCTGAGTCCATCGCGATTGAGCGTAGCGTAGCTGTTCAAAAAGCTGCTGAATCTGGCAAACCACCAGAGATCGTTGAGAAGATGGTTGAAGGTTCTATCCAGAAGTACCTCAAAGAGGTGTCTCTTTTGAACCAAACTTTCGTTAAAAACGATAAGCAAACTGTTGAGCAAATGCTTAAAGCTGCCAATACCAGCGTGAAGGGATTCACGATGTTTGTTGTGGGCGAGGGCATTGAGAAGCGTCAAGACGACTTTGCTGCTGAAGTGGCTGCTCAGGTTGCCGCTGCCTCAAAAGCAACTGCTTAA
- a CDS encoding phosphatidate cytidylyltransferase, with translation MLKTRIITAIVLLAVLLPILFFLPAVYVGAFFLVAIFAGAWEWGRLLSPEAPRAAWLYAAFCLAIIFVLLGLQNVAWQFSLLLLAVIFWFFIAPFILAKGMNLSLQKLRPFYVVLGLILLPATWFAIVFLRELGLVFLLSTMALVWVADIGAYFVGKGFGKRKLAVQISPGKSVEGALGGLVLCYAYALACIFFLPFESTIFGAWAIRFGWVPMLLMVTLLTAFSILGDLFESQLKRLVGVKDSSQLLPGHGGVLDRVDALIPTMPIAAILAGLV, from the coding sequence ATGTTGAAGACCCGAATTATTACTGCCATTGTTCTGTTGGCGGTATTGCTACCAATTCTATTTTTTCTGCCTGCAGTTTATGTAGGCGCTTTTTTCCTCGTGGCGATATTTGCGGGCGCATGGGAATGGGGTCGCTTATTGTCTCCTGAGGCACCTCGTGCAGCTTGGCTATATGCGGCATTTTGTTTGGCAATCATTTTTGTTTTACTGGGTTTACAAAATGTGGCTTGGCAGTTTTCCTTGCTATTGCTGGCAGTCATCTTTTGGTTTTTTATTGCCCCTTTCATTTTGGCAAAGGGCATGAATTTATCATTACAAAAATTACGCCCTTTTTATGTTGTACTTGGCCTCATACTCTTACCAGCAACTTGGTTTGCAATCGTTTTCTTGCGAGAGTTGGGTTTAGTCTTTTTGCTTTCCACAATGGCCTTGGTTTGGGTGGCGGATATTGGCGCTTATTTTGTTGGCAAAGGTTTTGGTAAGCGTAAGCTCGCTGTGCAAATTAGTCCTGGTAAGTCTGTAGAGGGTGCGCTAGGCGGTCTTGTACTTTGTTATGCGTATGCCCTAGCTTGCATATTCTTCTTGCCATTTGAGTCCACCATATTTGGTGCGTGGGCTATTCGTTTTGGATGGGTGCCCATGTTATTGATGGTGACCTTGTTAACGGCATTTAGTATTTTGGGGGATCTCTTTGAATCGCAGTTAAAGCGCTTGGTAGGCGTAAAAGATAGCAGTCAGTTATTGCCAGGTCACGGTGGTGTGCTTGATCGTGTGGATGCATTAATTCCAACAATGCCCATTGCAGCAATTCTTGCGGGTCTAGTGTAA
- the uppS gene encoding polyprenyl diphosphate synthase: MTQHLSSTQAIPEVSSIPRHVAIIMDGNGRWASKRMMPRVAGHSEGLGAVRKIVQECRRIGVEYLTVFAFSSENWRRPPEEVGFLMKLFLKSLKGEVSRLAENDICLRLIGDLSRFDNAIQEMVQFSEAKTAGCKALTFTIAANYGGRWDILQAMQRCVAANPNLKPEDINEELLQPYLSMAYAPEPDLFIRTGGEQRVSNFLLWQLAYTELYFTDVLWPDFDEAELHKAFNWFSQRERRFGRTSAQLSSQVMSDAV; encoded by the coding sequence ATGACTCAACACCTTAGCTCAACGCAGGCCATACCAGAGGTTAGCTCCATTCCTCGCCACGTGGCGATCATTATGGATGGCAATGGGCGCTGGGCTAGTAAGCGCATGATGCCTCGGGTGGCTGGGCACTCTGAAGGTTTAGGTGCCGTCCGAAAAATTGTTCAAGAGTGTCGCCGTATTGGTGTTGAGTACTTGACGGTCTTTGCATTTAGTTCGGAAAACTGGCGTCGCCCACCTGAAGAGGTGGGTTTTTTAATGAAGTTATTTCTAAAATCCCTGAAAGGTGAAGTCTCCCGTCTTGCAGAAAATGATATTTGTCTGCGGCTTATTGGGGACTTAAGTCGTTTTGATAATGCAATTCAGGAGATGGTCCAATTCTCTGAGGCAAAGACGGCAGGTTGTAAAGCGCTGACATTTACGATTGCTGCCAACTACGGCGGACGCTGGGATATATTGCAGGCAATGCAAAGGTGCGTTGCAGCGAACCCTAACTTGAAGCCCGAAGACATCAACGAGGAGTTGCTCCAGCCGTATCTCTCTATGGCTTATGCGCCAGAGCCTGATTTGTTTATTCGTACGGGTGGCGAGCAACGCGTTAGCAACTTTTTGCTTTGGCAATTGGCCTATACAGAGCTGTATTTCACGGATGTACTTTGGCCAGACTTTGATGAAGCGGAATTACACAAAGCATTTAATTGGTTTAGTCAGCGTGAACGCCGCTTCGGGCGAACTAGTGCTCAGCTTTCATCGCAAGTAATGAGCGATGCTGTCTAA
- a CDS encoding [protein-PII] uridylyltransferase, with product MNSSVTTSKIMDAKSLRSARESAYAEFKQTQAVGKLTKQLSKFTDQLLAQLWSACDLGNSATLVAVGGYGRGALFPYSDIDILILLPIEIKEAEGVAKKVEQFIANCWDTGLEIGSSVRTVVECISESEQDITVRTSLLEARYLSGQRSLFKEFAKAFESAMDPRSFFQAKLAEQIQRHYKYQNTPYSLEPNCKESPGGLRDLQVISWVSKAAILGNTFHDLHEAGLITRRELTELNRNQRLLETLRANLHLIAGRRQDVIAFDLQSPLAHAMGIEEESSRRASEAIMRRYYWAAKAVTQLNDVLLQNIEALLFPQESKTTHPIPGEGNEFFIERQGVLDITDPQLFQKHPEQILRTFLVFAQTASVKSLSATIFRALYNARTKMDAKWRSNPINRALFIEILKQPEGVSRAFHLMNRSSVLGRYLPAFRKIVGQMQHDLFHVYTVDQHILMVLRNVRRFMVLEYTHEFPFCSSLIARFEKPWLLVIAALFHDIAKGRGGDHSQLGKADMRKFAKDHGLDKKDTELLVWLVAEHLNMSQVAQKQDITDPDVVKAFAKKMGDERHLTALYLLTVADVRGTSPKVWNAWKGKLLEDLYRATLRVLGGAKPDASSELALHQEESRAKLRLYGISDVSYEDLWKQLDVAFFLRQDSSDIAWLTRHLYNKVNTDQPIVRARLSPVGEGLQVAVYVKDQEDLFARICAYFEKHGFSIWDARIHTTHHGYALDSFQISGSNLVDEGGSYRDLIQLVEFELTAALSKADPLPNPSMGRLSRQSRIFPIQPRVHMMPDDRGRYYTLALSASDRTGLLYTISRVLAKHQVSIHSARINTLGERVEDVLLLDAANLGKNPKLQIQLETELLEALSA from the coding sequence ATGAATTCGTCGGTAACGACAAGCAAGATCATGGATGCGAAAAGCCTTCGCTCTGCACGCGAATCGGCATATGCAGAATTCAAGCAAACGCAGGCGGTAGGCAAACTTACCAAGCAATTGAGCAAATTTACTGATCAATTACTCGCTCAACTGTGGAGCGCTTGTGACTTAGGCAATTCAGCAACGCTAGTCGCTGTCGGTGGATATGGCAGAGGTGCATTGTTCCCCTATTCTGACATCGACATCTTAATTTTGCTTCCGATTGAGATCAAAGAAGCTGAAGGGGTAGCAAAAAAAGTAGAGCAATTTATTGCTAACTGCTGGGATACGGGATTAGAGATTGGCTCCTCAGTGAGAACCGTTGTCGAATGCATCTCTGAATCAGAACAAGACATCACAGTTCGTACCTCACTGCTAGAGGCGCGCTATCTTTCTGGACAAAGATCTTTATTTAAAGAATTTGCCAAAGCTTTTGAAAGCGCAATGGATCCACGTTCATTTTTCCAAGCGAAATTAGCAGAGCAGATTCAACGTCACTACAAATATCAAAATACGCCGTACTCACTAGAACCAAATTGCAAAGAAAGTCCGGGTGGTTTGCGCGACCTTCAGGTGATCTCATGGGTCAGCAAGGCAGCCATACTGGGCAATACTTTTCACGATTTGCACGAGGCAGGGCTCATTACTAGGCGAGAACTCACAGAGCTCAATCGCAATCAACGCTTATTAGAAACCTTGCGCGCTAATCTGCACCTTATCGCCGGACGTCGGCAAGATGTGATTGCATTTGATTTGCAATCTCCTTTAGCGCATGCGATGGGCATAGAAGAAGAATCATCACGCCGAGCAAGTGAAGCGATTATGCGTCGCTATTATTGGGCGGCTAAAGCCGTTACCCAATTAAACGATGTGCTGCTACAAAATATTGAAGCGCTACTATTTCCACAAGAATCTAAAACGACCCATCCAATACCTGGCGAAGGAAATGAATTCTTTATCGAGCGTCAAGGCGTTCTAGATATCACGGATCCACAGCTCTTTCAAAAACATCCAGAACAAATTCTGCGCACCTTCCTTGTATTTGCGCAAACCGCTAGTGTAAAGAGCCTCTCTGCCACCATTTTTAGAGCGCTTTATAACGCTCGCACAAAAATGGATGCCAAGTGGCGCAGCAATCCTATTAATCGAGCACTTTTCATTGAAATCCTGAAGCAACCGGAAGGTGTTAGCCGAGCTTTTCACCTCATGAACCGCAGTAGCGTGCTTGGAAGATACTTGCCAGCATTCAGAAAAATTGTTGGCCAAATGCAGCATGACTTATTCCATGTGTATACCGTTGATCAACATATCTTGATGGTGTTACGTAATGTTCGTCGCTTTATGGTGCTTGAGTACACCCATGAATTTCCATTTTGCAGCAGCTTAATTGCTCGTTTCGAGAAACCTTGGCTACTCGTCATCGCGGCACTTTTTCACGACATTGCAAAAGGTCGTGGAGGCGATCACTCGCAACTTGGAAAAGCGGATATGCGCAAGTTCGCAAAAGATCATGGTCTAGATAAAAAAGATACTGAACTTTTGGTGTGGCTAGTAGCTGAGCATCTTAATATGAGTCAGGTTGCTCAGAAACAAGACATTACCGATCCCGATGTTGTGAAGGCATTTGCTAAGAAGATGGGTGATGAACGACACCTCACCGCCCTATATCTTTTAACTGTAGCCGATGTACGCGGTACCAGCCCTAAAGTGTGGAACGCCTGGAAAGGCAAACTACTTGAAGACCTCTATCGCGCTACCCTGAGGGTTTTAGGCGGTGCAAAACCCGATGCTTCCTCAGAGCTGGCTCTACACCAAGAAGAATCTCGAGCCAAACTTCGACTTTATGGCATCAGTGATGTCTCGTATGAAGATCTTTGGAAGCAATTAGATGTTGCATTCTTCCTAAGACAGGATTCATCCGATATCGCCTGGTTAACGCGCCACCTATACAACAAGGTAAATACAGATCAGCCGATTGTGAGGGCCAGACTCTCACCTGTTGGAGAGGGATTACAAGTAGCTGTCTATGTTAAGGATCAAGAGGATCTATTTGCTCGAATTTGCGCCTACTTTGAAAAACATGGCTTTTCTATTTGGGATGCGCGCATTCACACGACGCATCATGGCTATGCTCTTGATAGTTTCCAGATTTCAGGAAGCAATCTTGTAGATGAAGGCGGCAGCTATCGCGACCTGATTCAACTAGTTGAGTTCGAACTGACTGCGGCACTCTCAAAAGCCGACCCCTTGCCAAACCCTAGCATGGGCCGTTTATCAAGACAATCACGCATCTTCCCAATTCAGCCACGAGTTCACATGATGCCGGATGATCGAGGTCGCTATTACACCCTTGCACTATCTGCCAGTGACCGTACGGGCTTGCTTTACACAATCTCTAGAGTTCTAGCAAAGCACCAGGTTTCTATTCACTCCGCCAGAATTAACACCCTCGGCGAGCGCGTTGAGGACGTATTGCTATTAGATGCGGCCAACCTTGGGAAAAATCCAAAGCTGCAGATTCAGTTAGAGACTGAGCTGCTTGAAGCGTTAAGCGCTTAA
- the rpsB gene encoding 30S ribosomal protein S2 produces the protein MSVTMRQMLEAGCHFGHQTRFWSPKMAPFIFGHRNKIHIINLEKTLPMFQDALKFAKQVAANRGTILFVGTKRQSREIIAEEATRAGMPYIDSRWLGGTLTNFKTVKGSLKRLKDMEVAKEAGDWEKLSKKEALTNDRELDKLQKALGGIKDLNGVPDAIFVVDVGYHKIAITEANKLGIPVIAVVDTNHSPEGVDYVIPGNDDSSKAVTLYARGIADAILEGRANAVQEVLTAVKEGEEEFVEEGKAE, from the coding sequence ATGTCAGTAACTATGCGTCAAATGCTGGAAGCCGGTTGCCATTTTGGTCACCAAACTCGCTTCTGGTCCCCAAAGATGGCCCCATTCATTTTCGGTCATCGCAACAAAATCCACATCATCAACTTGGAAAAAACATTGCCAATGTTTCAGGACGCCCTGAAATTTGCAAAACAAGTTGCTGCTAATCGTGGCACGATTTTATTTGTAGGTACAAAGCGTCAATCACGCGAAATCATTGCTGAAGAAGCAACTCGCGCTGGTATGCCTTACATCGACAGTCGTTGGTTGGGTGGTACGCTCACCAACTTCAAAACTGTTAAAGGCTCCCTCAAGCGTTTGAAGGACATGGAAGTTGCCAAAGAAGCTGGCGATTGGGAAAAGCTTTCTAAGAAAGAGGCTTTAACAAACGATCGCGAACTCGACAAATTGCAAAAAGCGCTTGGTGGTATCAAAGATTTGAACGGCGTTCCTGATGCGATTTTCGTAGTGGATGTTGGCTATCACAAGATTGCTATTACTGAAGCTAACAAGCTTGGCATCCCAGTAATCGCTGTAGTGGATACCAACCATTCACCAGAAGGCGTTGATTATGTTATTCCTGGTAACGATGACTCAAGCAAGGCAGTAACTCTATACGCACGCGGCATTGCCGACGCCATTTTGGAAGGTCGTGCAAATGCAGTTCAGGAAGTTTTAACTGCAGTTAAAGAAGGCGAAGAAGAGTTTGTTGAAGAAGGGAAAGCTGAATAA
- the frr gene encoding ribosome recycling factor, with the protein MSAAEIKTNTDQKMQKSLESLKTSLAKIRSGRANPGILEHIQVEYYGNPTPLSQVASLGLADARTINVQPFEKTMVAVVEKAIRDSDLGLNPASQGTVIRVPMPALTEERRRELTKVVKSEGEDAKIAVRNLRRDANEHLKRLTKDKEISEDEERRATDEIQKMTDKAVVEIDKIISEKEKEIMTV; encoded by the coding sequence ATGTCTGCAGCAGAAATTAAAACCAATACCGATCAAAAGATGCAAAAGTCTCTTGAATCTTTGAAGACTAGTCTTGCAAAGATTCGCTCAGGACGCGCCAACCCTGGAATTTTGGAGCATATTCAAGTTGAGTATTACGGCAACCCAACCCCATTGAGTCAGGTTGCAAGCTTAGGATTGGCTGATGCCCGTACGATCAATGTTCAGCCATTTGAAAAGACAATGGTTGCTGTTGTGGAAAAAGCCATTCGCGATTCCGATTTGGGTCTTAATCCAGCTTCGCAAGGCACGGTAATCCGTGTGCCAATGCCAGCACTGACTGAAGAGCGTCGTCGCGAACTTACTAAAGTCGTGAAGAGCGAAGGTGAGGATGCAAAAATCGCTGTGCGTAACTTGCGTCGTGATGCTAATGAGCATCTAAAGCGTTTGACGAAAGATAAAGAAATTTCTGAGGATGAAGAGCGTCGCGCTACTGATGAAATTCAGAAGATGACCGATAAAGCCGTCGTTGAAATAGACAAAATCATCTCTGAAAAAGAAAAAGAAATCATGACGGTTTAA
- a CDS encoding site-2 protease family protein: MQALITLGAFLLTLGVLVSFHEFGHFLAARACGVRVLRFAIGFGKPLFTYRAPNQTEWVLASIPLGGYVKLLDGRDRNQVIRLDDQKDAFDHKPLWQRSLIVAAGPFANFFLAVVLFSVIYVSGVPQLPAVLQNPPEKSIASQLGISQGDRVLGWQELSSDVVPIAGEFEPVLSWNSLRWNLMDALTGNTGFALDLEDSQGSHFIKSFKAEDLPKMRPDTDPMKELGLLPIAAPLNQWPELKLNPFDASVLATQRVWLITKVSARLMLGMFTGQASLKQLGGPLSIADMAGKSVQVGWQPFLAFLALISISIGMLNLLPFPMLDGGQLLYDAWELVAGKRISVSVQEQLQKVGFLLLISLSLLALFNDLQRYFSP; this comes from the coding sequence ATGCAGGCATTAATTACACTTGGTGCATTTTTATTGACTCTGGGGGTCTTGGTTAGCTTCCATGAGTTTGGGCATTTCTTGGCAGCGAGAGCTTGTGGCGTAAGAGTATTGCGGTTCGCGATAGGCTTTGGAAAACCGCTATTCACATATCGAGCACCCAATCAAACCGAGTGGGTTTTGGCTTCAATTCCTTTGGGTGGCTATGTGAAGCTCTTGGATGGTCGTGATCGGAATCAAGTAATACGCCTTGATGATCAAAAAGATGCGTTTGATCACAAACCACTTTGGCAACGTTCTCTGATTGTAGCCGCAGGACCATTCGCCAATTTCTTCTTAGCGGTTGTTCTGTTTTCTGTGATTTATGTTTCTGGCGTTCCTCAACTGCCAGCGGTATTGCAAAATCCTCCTGAAAAATCGATTGCTTCTCAACTGGGTATTTCTCAAGGCGATCGAGTTTTGGGTTGGCAAGAATTAAGCTCCGATGTAGTGCCCATCGCTGGAGAATTTGAGCCTGTTCTGAGTTGGAATTCTCTACGCTGGAACTTGATGGATGCCTTAACTGGAAATACTGGATTTGCTTTGGATCTTGAAGATTCTCAAGGTAGCCACTTCATTAAGTCGTTTAAGGCTGAGGATCTTCCAAAAATGCGGCCAGATACAGACCCCATGAAAGAGCTCGGTCTTTTGCCTATCGCGGCACCCTTAAATCAGTGGCCAGAGCTGAAATTAAACCCTTTTGACGCCTCAGTGCTAGCTACCCAACGGGTTTGGCTAATTACCAAGGTGTCAGCAAGGCTAATGCTAGGGATGTTTACCGGCCAGGCCTCCCTGAAGCAGCTTGGGGGGCCCTTAAGTATTGCGGATATGGCTGGTAAGTCCGTCCAGGTTGGCTGGCAACCCTTTTTGGCATTTTTGGCACTAATTAGCATCAGTATTGGGATGCTCAATCTCCTGCCTTTTCCCATGCTAGATGGGGGTCAGCTCCTGTATGATGCATGGGAGTTAGTTGCTGGAAAGCGGATCTCGGTTTCGGTGCAAGAGCAGCTCCAAAAAGTGGGCTTTTTATTGCTGATTTCCCTTTCGCTTTTGGCATTGTTTAACGATTTACAACGCTATTTTTCGCCTTGA
- a CDS encoding NUDIX domain-containing protein, with translation MEQANAILASSRPYSRATNEGHITASGLVIRDNKVLLIFHPHIKKWFQPGGHIDEGESPIEAAVREVYEETGLVCVADAENPEPIDVDVHEIPANPAKNESAHLHIDLLYQLKVLREEKPLESIGCAWFSFDEVESARIQRALNRLSA, from the coding sequence GTGGAACAAGCAAATGCGATTCTTGCATCTTCGAGACCCTATTCACGTGCAACCAATGAAGGGCATATCACTGCTAGTGGTTTGGTTATTCGAGACAATAAGGTCCTGCTGATCTTTCATCCCCACATTAAAAAGTGGTTTCAGCCAGGTGGCCATATTGATGAAGGGGAGTCACCGATTGAAGCGGCTGTTCGTGAAGTTTATGAAGAAACAGGCTTAGTTTGCGTTGCTGATGCTGAGAATCCAGAGCCAATTGATGTCGATGTACATGAAATACCCGCTAATCCTGCAAAGAACGAATCAGCCCATCTGCACATCGATCTTCTTTATCAGTTGAAAGTACTGCGTGAAGAAAAGCCTCTTGAGAGCATAGGCTGCGCTTGGTTCTCTTTTGATGAAGTAGAAAGCGCTCGTATTCAGAGGGCCTTAAACCGCTTAAGCGCTTAA